DNA sequence from the Desulfobulbaceae bacterium genome:
GTGGCGGCTATACCGCTTATCAAGCTCGGCCCGCAACGACCTGTTCTCTTCTACCCAAATTTCCTCTTTTTCCTTCAAGACCTTATCGAGTTCCAAAAACTGAGCAATCAAGGTGGCAACAACAGTAATGAAGTGAATATCTTCCTCAAAAGAGACAACAGGACCAAAAAGTCGGTCAACAGTAAGGACTCCAACCGGCTCTTTCCTTAAAATTACCGGCACACCTATAAATGAAATTTTATCCTTCTTAATATCTTTTCGAGACCCCGTCTTGTTGAGAAATAGGGGTTCATTGGTAATATCAGGCACAACAAAGGGGTAACGTGTCCGGAACACTTTGCCGCACACACCTTCATCAAGTCGATAGACCCCGCGCTGCTTTTCTTGTTCTGAAAGCCCGTACGAAGCCTTAATCGCCAGGCGCTTCCCAGTTTCATCCAACAGGAAAAGTGTTGCACGCTTCATATGCAGTGTTTCATTGAGAATACGAAAAGTTTCATTCAACGTCGTTAAAAGTTCGGCGGCTGAACCAACGAGCTGAGCAATCTCGCACAAGGCATCGAGCTCCAAGTTTTTGACAGCAACCGCCTGGCGTGCCCGTTCTTCCTCCAGCATCTCTTCTGTCCTGGTTTCCATAAAACTCCCACAGTGATATCGCTGTTACACGACTATTGAATTGATAACATCTTCACATAAAAGCAAAAGATATGCCACGGGATGAAAGCCAACAATTCACGGAAGGAGACCAGGCCTTTAAAAAAGGCTAACAGCATGATATTACAATTGAATTTAAACAAGAATTAAAAAACGACAAAGAGGAGATACAAACAAATCGGCATCATGAGAATACGATTTACTACAATTTTGTAAATTTTTTCGGTCACCAAAATAGCAACAAATGAGCTAAACTGGTGTCTTTGTAAAAGTGACTCACAGTATCAACGCTTTTAGTAGACGATCGTTTCAAATAGTCTAAACAAGGCGGCGCCCAAGAGATACAGAAATGAACATGCGTCTTCGAAAATGTAACATTTTCAACATTCATGTTTGTTAAACCCACAATTGACAAAAACCATAAAAAGAAGGATTCAACCCCCATATGTAACTGAATTAACTGAACAATATTTTTAAATTTTAGTTTGGCACACCCTTTGCGAATAGGCCTAAACATCGACGAACTCACAAAAGATTTGAGCTGTTCAATGTTCAAGTCAAAAAAACAATTTTTTAAGGAGAACTAAACAATGTCTAAAAAGATGAGAAAAGTTGCAATTTATGGAAAAGGCGGAATCGGAAAATCAACCACAACTCAAAATACCGTAGCAGGCTTGTGTGAACTTGGCAGAAAAATAATGGTTGTTGGCTGTGACCCCAAAGCAGATTCTACTCGTTTGCTTCTTGGTGGCCTAGCCCAGAAATCAGTTCTCGACACCCTTCGCGAGGAAGGTGAAGACGTAGAACTTGAGGATATCCGCAAAAAAGGCTACGGCGACACCTGGTGTGTTGAGTCCGGTGGTCCTGAGCCTGGTGTTGGTTGCGCTGGTCGAGGTATTATTACCTCCATCAACATGTTGGAGTCTCTCGGCGCCTATGAAGAGTCTGAAGGGCTTGATTACGCCTTTTATGATGTCCTTGGTGACGTTGTCTGCGGTGGTTTTGCGATGCCGATTCGTGATGGCAAGGCAGAAGAAATCTATATTGTTGTCTCAGGTGAAATGATGGCAATGTACGCCGCAAACAATATCAGCAAGGGTATTGTGAAGTTTGCCCAGTCCGGCACAGTTCGTCTCGGCGGGCTGATCTGTAACTCTCGTGCTGTTGATAATGAAAAAGAGATGATTGAGAAGTTTGCTGAAAAACTCGGCACCAAAATGATCTACTTTGTGCCCAGAGAAAATGACGTACAGCGCGCAGAAATTAACCGTAAAACCGTTATTGAATGGAACCCTGAAGTTCCACAGGCTGACGTGTACCGAAACCTGGCAAAGGCCATCGATGAAAACACGGATTTCGTCATCCCCACCCCGATGGAGATAGAAGAGCTCGAATCGCTGCTCATGGAGTTCGGTTTGATGGAAGCCGCATAACCTGGAAATTATTCATGATACCCTGCGGGTATAGTTCCTATCCGAAATCATTTTCTTAAAAAAACAAACATGATTTCTAAGTCACTAAATTTAAAGAATGGAGATACAACAATGATGCTAATGATTCGATCAATTATACGTCCTGAAAAGGCTGATGCAATACTTGCAGCGCTTATGGATGCCGGGTTCCCCGCTGTAACTAAATACTCTGTCGCTGGTCGCGGCAAGCAGCGCGGCATAAAAATCGGCGAGGTAACCTATGATGAACTCCCCAAGGTCATGTTGATGAGCGTAGTCAAAGCCGAAGATAAAGATTTTGTCATCAAAACTATTATGACAACAGCCAGATCCAAGGGCAAAGGTGCTTTTGGTGACGGAAAGATTTTCGTAAGCGAGGTTTCAGAATCCTACACAATCAGCTCTGGCGTCAAAGAACCTGCTGATGAACCTACGGAGGTGGCAGTATGAAAGAGGTAATTGCCGTAGTGCGAATTAACATGATGAATCAGACCAAGCAAGCTCTGACAGATTGTGGGGTGGATGCATTTTTTGCCCATGAAGCACATGGCCGTGGCAAGGGTTTTGTCAATCCACAGGTTCTCGCAGGCGTCAAAGATGGCTATGAAGAAGCGGCGGCCCTCTTAGGTGAAAAAGGAAAACTCTATGCCAAACGCTTGGTAACAGCCGTTGTTGACGACAGCCAGGTTGCCTGTGTGGTTGAGACAATTATCAACACGAACCAGACAGGAAAGCAGGGCGATGGCAAAATTTTCGTTCTGCCTATTTCAGATGCCGTTCGCGTGCGAACAGGCGAGACTGGCGCTAAGTCCATCGCCTAATAAGGAGACAACTATGAGTACAGCAACAAAGAAAAGACTTGTTCAATGGGAGCCGGCCAACGTAAAGGCAGAGCTTCTAAAAAAATACCCGGCCAAAGTTGCAAGAAAGCGTGCCAAGTCGATAATGATTAACGAGGCCTTGGAGAATACAACACCAGAAATTCAGGCCAACGTTCGAACGATTCCTGGCATCATCACCATGCGCGGCTGCACTTACGCTGGCTGCAAGGGTGTCATCATGGGGCCTACCCGTGACATTATCAATATAGTTCATGGTCCCATCGGCTGTAGTTTTTACGCCTGGCTGACCCGCCGGAACCAGACTGATGGTGGCGGCCCGGACGGCACAAACTATATCCCCTATTGTTTTTCCACTGACATGCAGGAGCAGGACATTATCTTCGGTGGTGAAAAGAAACTAGCTCAGGCCATTCAAGAAGCATATGACCTCTTTCATCCCAAATCAATTGCTGTGTTCGCCACCTGTCCGGTTGGGCTCATAGGTGATGACATTCATACTGTCAGTAAGAATATGAAGGAAAAATTTGGTGATTGCAATGTCTACGCCTTTAGCTGTGAAGGCTATAAAGGTGTATCTCAGTCTGCCGGCCATCATATCGCCAACAACCAGGTTTTCAGACATATCGTCGGTGAAAATGACGAGGTAAAACCAGGAAAATTTAAAATCAACCTTCTGGGTGAATACAATATCGGCGGCGATGGCTTTGAGATTGACCGAATTTTCGAAAAATGTGGCATCACTTGCATCTCTACTTTTTCCGGAAATGCAACCTATGATCAGTTCGCTTCAGCCCATACAGCCGACCTGAACGCCGTCATGTGCCACCGCTCAATTAACTATGTCGCTGATATGCTGGAGACCAAATTTGGTATCCCCTGGATTAAGGTGAACTTCATTGGCGCTGCGGCAACTGCAAAATCACTGCGCAAAATTGCAGAGTATTTTGGCGACAAAAAACTCATTGCCACAGTTGAGAAAGTTATTTCTGAAGAGATGCCTGATGTCGACCTGATAGCCAAAGATGTGCGCACTCGCACAGAAGGAAAAACAGCTATGATGTTTGTCGGTGGCTCACGCGCTCATCACTACAAAGAGCTCTTCAACGAAATGGGCATGAAAACAATTGCAGCTGGATATGAGTTTGGACATCGAGATGATTACGAAGGTCGTCATGTCATTCCAACTCTCAAGCTTGATGCCGATAGCAGAAATATCGAAGAACTTGAAGTTGAAGCTGATGCGTCTCGCTTTAAACCTCGAAAAACCGCTAAGCAGTTGGCCGATCTTGAAAAGAACGGCTTAAAATTCAAGGAATATAAAGGTTTAGCCCCAGATATGGACAATGACACTTTGATCATTGATGACTTAAATCAATACGAAGCAGAAAAATTGATTGAACTTATGAAGCCAGACATTTTCTGCGGAGGTATCAAAGAGAAATACTCCATCCAGAAACTTGGTATCCCCATGAAACAGCTGCACAGCTATGACTCAGGTGGACCATATGCTGGATTCAAAGGCGCCATCAATTTCTACAAGGAGATCGACCGCTTAGTTAACAGCAGAGTCTGGAGCTACATGAAGGCCCCATGGCAAGAGAACCCTCAACTCTCCGCGACATACGCTTGGGAGTAGCGGTTAGCTATTAGCAGTTAGATAATGGCTAATGGCCAAACAAGATTTTAATCATACATTTACGAGGCATACAAAATGTTACTACGACATACACCAAAAGAGATAACAGAGCGCAAGGCCCTGGTGATTAATCCCGCCAAGACCTGCCAACCTATCGGAGCAATGTATGCTGCTTTAGGTATACGTGGCTGCCTTCCGCACAGCCATGGATCACAAGGATGCTGCGCCTATCACCGAAGCACACTTACCAGGCATTATAAAGAGCCGATCTCAGCTTCAACCAGCTCATTTACCGAAGGTTCTTCTGTGTTTGGCGGCTCGGCAAACATGCTGCAGGCAATTAACAACATTTTCACGGTATACGATCCCGAGGTCATCGCAGTGCATACCACATGTCTTTCTGAGACAATCGGCGATGACTTAAAACAGATGAAGATGAAGGCCGAAGTTGAAGGAAAAATCCCTGCAGGAAAAGAGGTTATCAGCGCCTCTACTCCAAGTTATGCGGGTTCCCATGTCACCGGTTTTTCTACCATGGTTCGCTCTATGGCAGAGATGGCCGTGCCGACCGGCAAAAAGAATGGAAAAATAAACGTTATTCCCGGCTGGGTTGAACCTGCAGACATGGAAGAGATAAAACGCCTGGTCGCGCTTGTCAACGTTAAGTGCATTCTCTTCCCTGACACATCAGGTGTTTTGAATGGCCCGCTTTCCGGAGAGTACAAGATGTTCCCCGATGCCGGCACCACGGTTGACGAGCTTAAATCAACCGGTGATTCAATGGGCACTTTGGCGCTTGGCGAGTGGTGTTCAGCCGATGCTGCCCATTACCTTGACAACCAGCACAAAGTGCCATGCAGCATACTTGACATGCCCTTTGGCCTTCAAGCAACCGATCGTTTTATCGATGCCTTAAGAAAAGTGGCAGGTGTTACAGTTCCTGAGGAAATTTCCCATGAACGCGGTCAGTTGGTGGACATGATTTCAGATATGCATCAATATTTATATGGCAAAAAAGTTGCCTTGGTCGGCGACCCAGATCAACTGATTGCCATGACTGAATTCCTGGTCTCCATTGACATGTGCCCAGTTCATATAGTAACCGGCACACCGGGAAAGAAATTCGAAAAACGCATCAAAGAGATCACTAAAGAGATGCCTTTTGAAGTCAACGTTAAGGCCAAATGAAACATGTTTTACCTGCATCAACTGATCAAAAATGATCCGGTTGATCTCATCATTGGCAACACCTATTGCAAATACATTGCCCGTGACGAAGACCTGCCTTATGTCCGCTGGGGATTCCCTATTCTTGACAGCCAGGGGCATCAGTATTTCCCGACTGTTGGCTACAAAGGTGGACTCAGGCTTTTAGAAAAGATCTTGGGTGTTTTACTCGACAGAAAAGATAGAGATGATTCTGAGGAAAAATTTGAGCTTGTCCTCTAACCATTTCAACGTTTCAGCTTACTAACCAGCGGATGTAAATATTCGGCTTGACGCTAGGAAATAACAAAAACAACCGATTTTATCGATGAAGACAAACCTATGACAACTACTAAAGTTCTTGAACAATCTGGATCATGTAACTGTGCCTGTACCGAGAAGTCTGAATCATACCCGGTTCTACCGCTATGCCCTAAAGAAAATTTCCGGGTTAAATATTGGCCAGAGCAACCAGCTGGTCGTGCTATCCCTTTGGAGGGAGCACTTACCTGGATTAAGGAAAACTTAGAGCAGGGAGCGCATCTGACTAACATTGAGATTGGAGGACCAGGCGATCCCCTGGCGACCCCCGAATTAACCCTGGAAATAGCATCAAGAATTTGCAGTGAATATCCAGACATTTTACTTCAAATAGCAACTTTGGGGCTCAATGGCAGTCAGTATGCGAGTGACCTTGCAAATGCCGGCATTAAGGGTGTTACTATGCTTGTCGATGCAGTTGATGCTGAAATTGCCCAGAAAATTTATGCCTGGATTCGGCCATCGACCAAGACTGTCCCGATTAAACAGGCGACTGAAACATTAGTTACAGAGCAAAGTCTCGCCGTTAGCGCTTTTCAGGACGCCGGACTTGCGGTGACCATTCGTACTACAGTCTATTCTGGTGCCAACGATGACCATATTGAAGTAATTGCAAAAAAAATGTCAGCGCTTGGTGTCGATAGTATGGACATTTTGCCATTTACTGCCAGTGATGTGAGCAGTGACAATGACACTCCGTGCCACGCAAAGAAAAAATTAATGCAAAAATTACGTGCCCAAGCTTGCAAGCATGTAACCAACGTCACTATCAGGCACAAGAACCCAGCAAAAATTGGCTCAGGATGTACATCTCTGGCCGGCAACTGTGCCAGCCACGATGCGATGCTACCAAAACCAAGTAAGGACAAACCAAACGTCGCGGTTGTTAGCTCCAATGGCATGGCGATTGACCTTCATCTTGGCCAGGCCTATCAAGCGTTAATCTATGGACCAAGAGAAGACGGACTTCCCTGCCTGCTTGGCACCCGCCCAGTTCCCGAACCTGGGGGTGGCGTATCAAGATGGGAAGGCTTAGCAGAGTCAATTAAAGACTGTTTTGCTCTCTTAACAGCCAGCGCCGGAGACAGCCCACGGAAGATTTTGGCTCAGCACGGCATTACTGTTCTCATCAACGAGGGTGAGATTGAAGGAACGGTGGACGTTCTATTCGGCGGCGGCAAGAAGGGCAAGAAAAAATGCTGAGACAGGGTTTTAGCTATTAGCTAAACAACTACAATAAGGAGAAATACAATGGCAACTCCAGAACGACAAATAATTGTCTGTCAGAGTTTTCGCGTTGCTGGTGATAAAAAAGGAATATGTCACAAGCAAACAGAAGGTTTTTTACAATATCTTGAAGAAGAGATTCTTGATCGAGGGCTCGACTGCCTGGTTACTGCCTCAACCTGCCTTAAGCAGTGTGATCGCGGCCCTATCATGGTTATCCAACCTGAAAACTGGTGGTTTAAGGGGGTGGATAGTGAAGAGGCTATCGATGCAATTCTCGATGGCTTAGAAGAAGGCGAGGCTGCTGCCGATTATCTAATCGACTAAGAGCGTAAAAACCATGACCAACTCAACAGTTATATCATTTTCCGACATCAAAGCAGCGCAGCCCATTTCCGGCTGGCAAGAATTTCTAGTTGAAGGGCAAGGATTCCTCCATACCGCGTCAGCAGCTGTGGAAAAGAGCCGAAAGGTTTTTACTCCTGAAATTCTTTACAACATCATTGCCATGGCAATTGAAAAATTTGTAATGGCGGCTTTGATGAAGCATGGAACAATGCCATATAACCATACAATGCAAGATCTGGTTGAGGCTATGGACACAACCTTTCCCCATGCAATTGATGAGTTGCGCGATGGTTTACTGAAGATGGGTGAATATCAGGATATTTGCGACCTTGATGGTTTTAGAATTACACCGCCGGAAATGGAAGACATTCCTGCAATGTTGGCGATGGCCCATACCCTTAAAGGGTTGGTCGTTCAAAAACTGACCACATAGATGGGCAACAACTCAGATCGTAAAAAACGAGAGGAAAAACTATGTCAATATATCCACTTGGAACACTCATGGAGGTGATTGAGTCTGTCAAGGGAACATTAATTCCTATGAAAGTCGCTTACGCCTACGAAGACTTGGTTTTCTTGGAACATAACGTTTTTCTTCTCCAATTTACAGACAAGGAAAACAAAGTTCTTTTACACAAAAATGTGACCGCTGAAAAGGATACAATCGAAAGCAGTATCGCAGCTTTGAAGAGTGCCGCTCAAGGCAAAAATATCACTATTGTCGAGGGGAGTCTGTACAGCATCGAACAGGCCGATGATGAAAATGTACGCATCAACTTCTTAGCAAATGATCAACGTTAACACGATAACCTTTCGCAAGGCAGATCCGGGCGATACACCACAGTTAATTGAACTTTTACGTGCTCTTTTCGCAATTGAGGAAGATTTTCTATTTAATGAAGAAAAACAGCGGGTTGGCCTGCAACTGATGCTTGACAATCAACGA
Encoded proteins:
- the nifH gene encoding nitrogenase iron protein, producing the protein MRKVAIYGKGGIGKSTTTQNTVAGLCELGRKIMVVGCDPKADSTRLLLGGLAQKSVLDTLREEGEDVELEDIRKKGYGDTWCVESGGPEPGVGCAGRGIITSINMLESLGAYEESEGLDYAFYDVLGDVVCGGFAMPIRDGKAEEIYIVVSGEMMAMYAANNISKGIVKFAQSGTVRLGGLICNSRAVDNEKEMIEKFAEKLGTKMIYFVPRENDVQRAEINRKTVIEWNPEVPQADVYRNLAKAIDENTDFVIPTPMEIEELESLLMEFGLMEAA
- a CDS encoding P-II family nitrogen regulator: MMLMIRSIIRPEKADAILAALMDAGFPAVTKYSVAGRGKQRGIKIGEVTYDELPKVMLMSVVKAEDKDFVIKTIMTTARSKGKGAFGDGKIFVSEVSESYTISSGVKEPADEPTEVAV
- a CDS encoding P-II family nitrogen regulator; the encoded protein is MKEVIAVVRINMMNQTKQALTDCGVDAFFAHEAHGRGKGFVNPQVLAGVKDGYEEAAALLGEKGKLYAKRLVTAVVDDSQVACVVETIINTNQTGKQGDGKIFVLPISDAVRVRTGETGAKSIA
- the nifD gene encoding nitrogenase molybdenum-iron protein alpha chain — its product is MSTATKKRLVQWEPANVKAELLKKYPAKVARKRAKSIMINEALENTTPEIQANVRTIPGIITMRGCTYAGCKGVIMGPTRDIINIVHGPIGCSFYAWLTRRNQTDGGGPDGTNYIPYCFSTDMQEQDIIFGGEKKLAQAIQEAYDLFHPKSIAVFATCPVGLIGDDIHTVSKNMKEKFGDCNVYAFSCEGYKGVSQSAGHHIANNQVFRHIVGENDEVKPGKFKINLLGEYNIGGDGFEIDRIFEKCGITCISTFSGNATYDQFASAHTADLNAVMCHRSINYVADMLETKFGIPWIKVNFIGAAATAKSLRKIAEYFGDKKLIATVEKVISEEMPDVDLIAKDVRTRTEGKTAMMFVGGSRAHHYKELFNEMGMKTIAAGYEFGHRDDYEGRHVIPTLKLDADSRNIEELEVEADASRFKPRKTAKQLADLEKNGLKFKEYKGLAPDMDNDTLIIDDLNQYEAEKLIELMKPDIFCGGIKEKYSIQKLGIPMKQLHSYDSGGPYAGFKGAINFYKEIDRLVNSRVWSYMKAPWQENPQLSATYAWE
- a CDS encoding dinitrogenase iron-molybdenum cofactor biosynthesis protein, producing the protein MTTTKVLEQSGSCNCACTEKSESYPVLPLCPKENFRVKYWPEQPAGRAIPLEGALTWIKENLEQGAHLTNIEIGGPGDPLATPELTLEIASRICSEYPDILLQIATLGLNGSQYASDLANAGIKGVTMLVDAVDAEIAQKIYAWIRPSTKTVPIKQATETLVTEQSLAVSAFQDAGLAVTIRTTVYSGANDDHIEVIAKKMSALGVDSMDILPFTASDVSSDNDTPCHAKKKLMQKLRAQACKHVTNVTIRHKNPAKIGSGCTSLAGNCASHDAMLPKPSKDKPNVAVVSSNGMAIDLHLGQAYQALIYGPREDGLPCLLGTRPVPEPGGGVSRWEGLAESIKDCFALLTASAGDSPRKILAQHGITVLINEGEIEGTVDVLFGGGKKGKKKC
- a CDS encoding (2Fe-2S) ferredoxin domain-containing protein; protein product: MATPERQIIVCQSFRVAGDKKGICHKQTEGFLQYLEEEILDRGLDCLVTASTCLKQCDRGPIMVIQPENWWFKGVDSEEAIDAILDGLEEGEAAADYLID